Proteins from a genomic interval of Pseudoruegeria sp. SHC-113:
- a CDS encoding ABC transporter ATP-binding protein, whose product MIRLDNVHKAFGPKKVLQGVDLEIGKGRSMVIIGGSGTGKSVLLKCVLGLVRPDSGTITVDGTDGDNRDAFLARFGMLFQGGALFDSMPVWQNVGFRLLRGALKRPKAEAREIAIEKLRRVGLSPDVADLYPAELSGGMQKRVGLARAIAAEPEIIFFDEPTTGLDPIMAGVINDLIREIVVEMGATAMTITHDMTSVRAIADEIAMLHAGKIQWTGPVAQMEESGDPYLDQFIHGRAEGPIESLR is encoded by the coding sequence ATGATCCGGCTAGACAACGTTCACAAGGCTTTTGGCCCCAAGAAGGTGCTGCAGGGCGTCGATCTTGAGATCGGCAAGGGGCGCAGCATGGTGATCATCGGCGGCTCCGGCACCGGCAAATCGGTGTTGCTGAAATGCGTGCTCGGCCTCGTGCGGCCCGACTCTGGCACGATCACCGTGGACGGCACCGATGGCGACAACCGCGACGCCTTTCTTGCCCGGTTCGGGATGCTGTTTCAGGGCGGCGCGCTGTTTGACTCCATGCCCGTCTGGCAGAACGTCGGCTTTCGCCTGCTGCGCGGGGCGCTCAAGCGCCCCAAGGCCGAAGCGCGCGAGATCGCCATCGAGAAGCTGCGCCGGGTGGGGCTATCGCCCGATGTGGCCGATCTGTACCCAGCCGAGCTTTCCGGCGGCATGCAGAAACGCGTGGGCCTCGCCCGCGCCATCGCGGCGGAGCCCGAGATCATTTTCTTTGACGAGCCGACCACCGGGCTCGATCCAATCATGGCCGGCGTGATCAACGATCTGATCCGCGAGATCGTGGTGGAAATGGGTGCCACCGCCATGACGATCACCCACGACATGACCAGCGTGCGCGCCATCGCCGATGAGATTGCCATGCTCCATGCGGGCAAGATCCAATGGACGGGGCCTGTCGCGCAGATGGAAGAAAGCGGCGATCCCTACCTCGACCAATTCATCCACGGCCGCGCCGAAGGCCCCATCGAATCACTGCGCTGA
- the serS gene encoding serine--tRNA ligase, translating to MHDIRLIRENPAAFDAAMARRGLSSLSSEILAIDEARRAKIAAAETAQAERNKASKEVGAAKGRGDEAEFERLRALVAEKKDEIARLEAEAKEEDARLAEVLMGLPNVVYDDVPEGADEADNVEIRRFGSPRNFAFTPKEHYELAGVQDGMDFETAAKLSGSRFVVLSGGVARLHRALAQFMIDTHVEEHGLTETWTPVLVREEMMVGTGQLPKFGEDSYQTTDGWWLVPTAEVSLTNIVNGETISESYLPRRYVAHTQCFRSEAGSAGRDTAGMLRQHQFEKVEMVSVTHPEKSEEEHARMTRCAEAILEKLELPYRTVVLCTGDIGFGARRTHDIEVWLPGQNTYREISSISTCGDFQARRMNARFKPDAGGKPEFVHTLNGSGLAVGRALIAVLENGQQEDGSVRLPEVLHPYLGGKSILTAEGKLA from the coding sequence ATGCATGACATTCGCCTGATCCGCGAAAACCCCGCCGCATTCGACGCCGCCATGGCGCGCCGTGGGCTGTCTTCCCTTTCCTCCGAGATCCTCGCCATCGACGAGGCCCGCCGCGCCAAGATCGCGGCCGCCGAAACCGCGCAGGCCGAACGTAACAAGGCCAGCAAGGAAGTCGGCGCGGCCAAGGGCCGGGGCGATGAGGCCGAGTTCGAACGCCTGCGCGCGCTTGTGGCGGAAAAGAAAGACGAAATCGCCCGCCTGGAAGCCGAGGCCAAGGAGGAAGACGCCCGCCTTGCCGAAGTGCTGATGGGCCTGCCCAACGTGGTCTATGACGATGTGCCCGAGGGCGCGGATGAAGCGGACAACGTGGAAATCCGCCGCTTCGGCAGCCCGCGCAACTTCGCCTTCACGCCGAAGGAACACTACGAGCTGGCCGGCGTGCAGGACGGCATGGACTTCGAGACTGCTGCCAAGCTGTCCGGGTCGCGCTTCGTGGTGCTGTCCGGCGGCGTGGCGCGGCTGCACCGGGCTCTGGCGCAATTCATGATCGACACCCACGTCGAGGAGCACGGCCTCACCGAAACCTGGACACCCGTTCTGGTGCGCGAGGAGATGATGGTTGGCACCGGCCAGCTGCCCAAGTTCGGCGAGGACAGCTACCAGACGACGGACGGCTGGTGGCTCGTGCCCACTGCCGAGGTGAGCCTGACCAACATCGTCAACGGCGAGACGATCTCCGAAAGCTACCTGCCCCGCCGCTACGTGGCCCACACGCAATGCTTCCGCTCCGAGGCCGGCAGCGCGGGCCGCGACACGGCGGGCATGCTGCGCCAGCACCAGTTCGAAAAGGTCGAGATGGTCAGCGTCACCCATCCCGAAAAGAGCGAGGAAGAACACGCGCGCATGACCCGCTGCGCCGAAGCGATCCTCGAAAAACTGGAGCTTCCCTACCGCACCGTGGTGCTCTGCACCGGCGACATCGGCTTCGGCGCGCGCCGCACCCATGACATCGAGGTCTGGCTGCCCGGGCAGAACACCTACCGCGAGATCTCCTCGATCTCCACATGCGGCGATTTCCAGGCCCGCCGGATGAACGCGCGTTTCAAACCCGACGCCGGCGGCAAGCCCGAGTTTGTCCACACGCTCAACGGCTCCGGCCTCGCCGTGGGCCGCGCGCTGATCGCGGTGCTGGAGAACGGCCAGCAGGAAGACGGCTCCGTCCGCCTGCCCGAGGTGCTGCACCCCTACCTTGGCGGCAAGTCGATCCTGACAGCCGAGGGCAAACTGGCCTGA
- a CDS encoding sulfite exporter TauE/SafE family protein: MPELSGLVLDVIAAEGFALLCGAAILGGLVRGFAGFGTGLICVPLFALVLGPFETLTALIVMDLFGPLPNVQRALRDGHPPQILRLGLGLLVGLPAGVAVLALLSPEVFRYAVSLLALLMLGLLISGVRYTRALSTLALTATGGLGGFLAGTSGLPGPPVILMYMAGPYPAAAVRANTLLFLLMADVLMIGVLWLSGVLVPAAVLTGLALVLPYLLANVAGAAIFRPEAERLYRRVAYLLIAGAAIAGLPLWGM, translated from the coding sequence ATGCCTGAGCTTTCAGGCCTCGTGCTTGATGTGATCGCCGCAGAGGGGTTTGCGCTCCTCTGCGGCGCTGCGATTCTGGGGGGGCTGGTGCGCGGCTTTGCCGGGTTTGGCACCGGGCTGATCTGCGTGCCGCTCTTCGCGCTGGTGCTGGGGCCGTTTGAGACGCTCACCGCGCTGATCGTGATGGATCTCTTCGGCCCGCTCCCCAACGTGCAGCGCGCCCTGCGGGATGGCCACCCGCCACAGATTCTGCGCCTTGGGCTGGGCCTGCTTGTGGGCCTGCCCGCCGGTGTTGCGGTGCTGGCGCTGCTCTCGCCCGAGGTCTTCCGCTATGCCGTTTCGCTGCTGGCCTTGCTGATGCTGGGGCTGCTGATCTCGGGTGTGCGCTACACGCGCGCACTTTCGACCCTTGCGTTGACAGCCACTGGCGGGCTTGGCGGCTTTCTGGCGGGCACCTCGGGCCTGCCGGGGCCGCCGGTGATCCTGATGTATATGGCCGGGCCATATCCGGCCGCCGCCGTGCGCGCCAATACGCTGTTGTTCCTGCTGATGGCCGATGTGCTGATGATCGGCGTGCTGTGGCTGTCCGGCGTGCTGGTGCCCGCCGCCGTGCTCACCGGCCTTGCGCTGGTGCTGCCCTATCTCTTGGCCAATGTCGCCGGCGCGGCTATCTTCCGGCCCGAGGCCGAACGGCTCTACCGCCGTGTGGCCTACCTGCTGATCGCTGGGGCCGCGATTGCCGGATTGCCCCTCTGGGGCATGTGA
- the ccmA gene encoding heme ABC exporter ATP-binding protein CcmA: protein MELRVSDLACARGGIPVLAGVSFGLAAGQALLLRGPNGIGKTTLLRTLAGLQPPLAGEISLDREAFAYAAHADGLKSTLTVAENLRFWAKIYGTGSIVPALEAFNLSSLQDRQAHNLSAGQKRRLGLARLLVTGRRIWALDEPTVSLDVASVGLFAASVRAHCDAGGAALIATHIDLGFQADVLDLTPFKATAEAAQAFDDGFSEAFL from the coding sequence ATGGAACTGAGAGTCAGCGATCTGGCCTGCGCGCGCGGGGGCATCCCCGTGCTGGCGGGTGTGAGCTTCGGCCTTGCCGCCGGGCAGGCCCTACTGCTGCGCGGCCCCAATGGCATCGGCAAGACAACCCTGCTGCGCACGCTCGCCGGGCTGCAGCCGCCGCTGGCCGGTGAGATCTCGCTCGACCGCGAAGCCTTCGCCTATGCCGCCCATGCCGACGGGCTGAAGTCCACGCTCACCGTGGCCGAAAACCTGCGCTTCTGGGCAAAGATCTACGGCACCGGCAGCATCGTGCCTGCGCTTGAGGCCTTCAACCTTTCAAGCCTGCAGGACCGGCAGGCCCATAACCTTTCCGCCGGTCAGAAACGCCGCCTTGGCCTTGCGCGGCTGCTTGTGACCGGCCGCCGCATCTGGGCGCTGGACGAGCCGACCGTCTCACTCGACGTGGCCAGCGTTGGCCTGTTCGCCGCTTCGGTGCGCGCCCATTGCGACGCCGGCGGCGCAGCGCTGATCGCCACCCATATTGATCTCGGCTTTCAGGCCGATGTGCTGGATCTGACCCCTTTCAAAGCCACCGCCGAGGCCGCACAGGCCTTTGACGACGGCTTCAGCGAGGCTTTCCTGTGA
- the alr gene encoding alanine racemase: MGTGTLTIDLDALAANWRALDRLSADTVETAAVVKADGYGLGAGRVARALAKAGARRFFVAVAEEGAAVRNALGPGPEICVFSGHMAGDTEMLQDLQLTPMLNSVEQLTRHVESLPGHAFGVQLDSGMNRLGMEPAEWASVAELVLSLAPRLLMSHLACADEPDHEANARQLAAFREMTDGLNVPRSLSATGGILLGPDYHFDLTRPGIGLYGGLPFEAAQPVARIALPVIQTRELTEGEAVGYGCSWTAQAPAHIATISGGYADGLIRAMSGKAQVFAGDTPCPVAGRVSMDLITVDVSHLNEVPAALDILCPAQGVDALAEMAGTIGYEILTSLGARYARRYTGG, encoded by the coding sequence ATGGGAACCGGAACACTCACCATCGATCTCGATGCGCTCGCCGCGAACTGGCGCGCGCTCGACCGCCTGTCGGCTGACACAGTTGAAACCGCCGCCGTGGTGAAGGCCGACGGCTATGGGCTGGGCGCGGGCCGTGTGGCGCGGGCGCTGGCCAAGGCCGGGGCGCGGCGGTTTTTCGTGGCGGTAGCCGAGGAAGGCGCGGCCGTGCGCAATGCGCTCGGGCCGGGGCCGGAAATCTGCGTGTTCTCGGGCCATATGGCCGGCGACACCGAGATGCTGCAGGATCTGCAGCTGACCCCGATGCTCAACTCCGTGGAGCAGCTGACCCGCCACGTGGAGAGCCTGCCGGGCCATGCCTTTGGCGTGCAGCTTGATTCCGGCATGAACCGGCTTGGCATGGAGCCTGCCGAATGGGCCAGCGTTGCCGAGCTGGTACTCTCTCTCGCGCCGCGCCTCTTGATGAGCCATCTGGCCTGTGCGGATGAACCAGATCACGAGGCCAACGCCCGCCAGCTCGCGGCCTTCCGCGAGATGACGGACGGGCTCAACGTGCCGCGCTCGCTCTCGGCCACCGGCGGCATCCTTCTAGGGCCTGACTACCATTTCGACCTCACCCGCCCCGGCATCGGCCTTTATGGCGGCCTGCCGTTTGAGGCCGCGCAGCCTGTGGCGCGCATTGCCCTGCCCGTCATCCAGACCCGGGAGCTGACCGAGGGCGAGGCCGTGGGCTATGGCTGCAGTTGGACGGCACAGGCGCCCGCCCACATCGCCACCATTTCCGGCGGCTATGCCGACGGGCTGATCCGCGCGATGAGCGGCAAGGCGCAGGTCTTCGCGGGCGACACCCCCTGCCCCGTCGCGGGCCGCGTGTCCATGGATCTGATCACGGTGGATGTGAGCCATCTGAACGAGGTGCCTGCTGCCCTCGACATCCTCTGCCCTGCGCAAGGGGTCGATGCGCTCGCCGAGATGGCCGGCACCATCGGCTACGAGATCCTGACCTCGCTCGGTGCCCGCTACGCGCGCCGCTACACGGGCGGCTGA
- the secD gene encoding protein translocase subunit SecD, whose amino-acid sequence MLQMSAFKRVVIIGVCLIGLLFAMPNAFYPRVEGHNDAVKAIEAGADSPENAAAAAAWPSWLPSTIVNLGLDLRGGAHLLAEVQVADVYEARIEALWPDVRDALRPLRETVGTIRLQESAPGELRVRISQPAGMDTALAAVRELARPVVTLTGGGASDLDVRAEGDEIVVSLSEAERLATDDRTLRQSLEIIRRRVDEVGTREPTIQRQGEDRILIQVPGLGSAEELKALIGTTAQLGFHPVVGRSSNPDQDPGLRNKILPSIDEEGVYYIVESLPVVTGEELVDAQPAFDQNNRPAVNFRFNPSGARKFGDYTAENIGSPFAIVLDGEVISAPVIQDHIPGGSGIITGNFNVEESTQLAVLLRAGALPAGLTFLEERTIGPELGQDSIEAGRIACIVAFAAVLVFMVASYGLFGVFANIALMINVGLIFGLLSVIGATLTLPGIAGIVLTIGMAVDANVLVFERIREELKTAKGPARAIELGYEKALSAILDANITTFITAVILFVMGAGPVRGFSITLALGIITSVFTAIYVTRLMIVFWFERKRPKTIEV is encoded by the coding sequence ATGCTGCAAATGTCCGCATTCAAGCGGGTGGTGATTATCGGAGTCTGTCTCATCGGGCTCCTTTTCGCCATGCCGAACGCCTTCTACCCGCGGGTGGAAGGGCACAATGACGCCGTGAAAGCCATCGAGGCCGGCGCAGACAGCCCTGAAAACGCGGCTGCCGCGGCGGCCTGGCCCAGCTGGCTGCCCTCCACGATCGTGAACCTCGGGCTCGATCTGCGCGGCGGCGCGCATTTGCTCGCCGAAGTGCAGGTGGCCGATGTCTACGAGGCCCGCATCGAGGCGCTTTGGCCGGATGTGCGCGACGCGCTGCGCCCGCTGCGCGAAACTGTCGGCACCATCCGCCTGCAAGAGAGTGCTCCGGGCGAGCTGCGCGTGCGCATCTCCCAGCCTGCGGGTATGGACACCGCCCTTGCCGCCGTGCGCGAGCTGGCGCGCCCTGTCGTTACCCTCACAGGGGGTGGCGCGAGCGATCTGGACGTGCGCGCGGAAGGTGACGAGATCGTCGTCAGCCTGTCGGAAGCCGAACGGCTTGCCACCGACGATCGCACCCTGCGCCAGTCGCTCGAAATCATCCGCCGCCGCGTGGATGAGGTCGGCACCCGCGAGCCTACCATCCAGCGTCAGGGCGAAGACCGCATCCTGATTCAGGTGCCCGGCCTTGGCTCCGCCGAGGAGCTGAAGGCGCTGATCGGCACCACCGCGCAGCTGGGCTTCCACCCGGTTGTCGGGCGCTCCTCCAACCCGGATCAGGATCCGGGCCTGCGCAACAAGATCCTGCCGTCGATTGATGAAGAGGGCGTGTATTACATCGTCGAGAGCCTGCCTGTAGTCACCGGCGAAGAGCTCGTAGACGCGCAGCCCGCGTTCGATCAGAATAACCGCCCTGCGGTGAACTTCCGCTTCAACCCCTCCGGAGCGCGCAAGTTTGGCGATTACACCGCCGAGAACATCGGCTCCCCCTTCGCTATCGTGCTCGATGGCGAGGTGATCTCTGCCCCCGTCATTCAGGATCACATTCCCGGCGGCTCCGGCATCATCACCGGCAATTTCAACGTGGAAGAATCCACCCAGCTTGCCGTGCTGTTGCGCGCAGGCGCGCTGCCGGCGGGGCTGACCTTCCTTGAAGAACGCACCATCGGCCCGGAACTGGGGCAGGACAGCATCGAGGCAGGCCGCATCGCCTGTATCGTCGCCTTTGCCGCGGTTCTGGTGTTCATGGTGGCGAGCTACGGGCTGTTCGGCGTCTTCGCCAACATCGCCCTGATGATCAACGTCGGGCTGATCTTCGGCCTGCTGTCGGTGATCGGCGCCACGCTGACCCTGCCGGGCATCGCCGGCATCGTGCTGACGATCGGTATGGCGGTGGACGCAAACGTGCTTGTCTTCGAGCGGATCCGGGAAGAGCTGAAAACGGCCAAGGGTCCGGCGCGGGCCATCGAGCTTGGCTATGAAAAGGCGCTTTCGGCGATCCTTGACGCCAACATAACCACTTTCATCACCGCCGTCATCCTCTTCGTGATGGGCGCGGGGCCGGTGCGCGGCTTCTCCATCACGCTGGCGCTGGGCATCATCACATCGGTTTTCACCGCGATCTACGTGACGCGTCTGATGATCGTGTTCTGGTTCGAGCGCAAGCGCCCGAAGACAATCGAGGTCTGA
- the yajC gene encoding preprotein translocase subunit YajC yields the protein MFATPAYAQAAGGGSAIASFVPLILIFAIMYFLLIRPQQKKMKEHQKMVSALRRGDQVVTQGGIVGKVSKVLDGADTTGQIEVEIAEGVKVRVIQATVSQVLNKTEPTK from the coding sequence ATGTTCGCAACGCCTGCCTACGCGCAAGCCGCCGGTGGTGGCTCTGCCATCGCAAGCTTCGTTCCGCTGATCCTGATTTTCGCCATCATGTACTTCCTGCTGATCCGTCCGCAGCAGAAGAAAATGAAGGAACACCAGAAGATGGTGAGCGCGCTGCGCCGGGGCGATCAGGTCGTCACGCAGGGTGGCATCGTGGGCAAGGTTTCCAAGGTGCTCGACGGCGCCGACACCACCGGCCAGATCGAGGTGGAGATTGCAGAGGGCGTGAAGGTCCGCGTGATCCAGGCCACCGTGTCGCAGGTTCTGAACAAGACCGAGCCGACGAAGTAA
- a CDS encoding Mth938-like domain-containing protein, with translation MRLNEIRFTDALPVDGYGPGFFRIGGEVHEGAVLVAPEGVQAWGGFDDTATLLALAGQLDVLFIGTGGETAHLPEGFRAALEAAGLGVEAMNSPAAARTYNVLISEGRRVGAALLPVAAG, from the coding sequence ATGCGCCTGAACGAGATCCGCTTCACCGATGCCCTGCCGGTTGACGGCTACGGCCCCGGTTTCTTCCGCATCGGAGGCGAGGTCCATGAGGGCGCGGTGCTGGTGGCGCCGGAGGGTGTGCAGGCGTGGGGCGGCTTTGACGACACCGCCACGCTGCTGGCGCTCGCGGGCCAGCTGGACGTGCTTTTCATCGGCACCGGCGGCGAAACCGCGCATCTGCCGGAGGGCTTCCGCGCGGCGCTGGAAGCCGCAGGGCTGGGCGTTGAAGCCATGAACAGCCCGGCGGCAGCGCGCACATATAATGTGCTGATCAGCGAGGGCCGCCGCGTGGGTGCGGCATTGCTGCCCGTCGCCGCAGGCTAG
- the secF gene encoding protein translocase subunit SecF translates to MRLKLVPDETNWDFFKRSKLTLGLSGFAMLASVVLFFVVGLNFGIDFKGGTTIRTQSTSEVDVGAYRAAIAPLELGDVSITEVFDPSFNANEHVAMVRIQAQEGAESVSVEVINAVEAALQAVDPSITFPSVESVGPKVSGELVQTAVIAVLMAIGAVLFYIWLRFEWQFALGAVAALVHDVVLTIGIFSALQIKFDLAIIAALLTIVGYSLNDTVVVFDRVRENLRKYKKLPLKEVLNLSINETLSRTMMTSITTLIALFSLFALGGDVIRGFVFAMIWGIFVGTYSSVFVASAILLRLGVKRDWSKPDNTAGNQYANVDA, encoded by the coding sequence ATGAGACTGAAACTTGTACCCGATGAGACGAATTGGGATTTCTTCAAGCGCAGCAAGCTGACGCTCGGGCTTTCGGGCTTCGCCATGCTGGCCTCGGTGGTGTTGTTCTTTGTGGTCGGCCTGAACTTCGGGATCGACTTCAAGGGCGGCACGACGATCCGCACCCAGAGCACCTCGGAAGTGGACGTAGGCGCCTACCGCGCAGCCATCGCACCGCTTGAGCTTGGCGATGTCTCGATCACCGAAGTGTTCGATCCGTCTTTCAACGCCAACGAGCATGTGGCCATGGTCCGAATTCAGGCGCAGGAAGGGGCCGAGAGCGTCTCCGTTGAAGTGATCAACGCCGTGGAGGCCGCGCTGCAGGCGGTGGATCCCTCCATCACGTTCCCATCGGTGGAATCGGTTGGCCCGAAGGTTTCGGGCGAACTGGTGCAGACGGCGGTGATCGCGGTGCTGATGGCCATCGGCGCGGTGCTGTTTTACATTTGGCTGCGGTTTGAATGGCAGTTCGCGCTGGGGGCCGTGGCCGCTCTGGTGCACGACGTGGTGCTGACGATCGGCATCTTCTCGGCGCTGCAGATCAAGTTCGATCTGGCGATCATCGCGGCGCTTCTTACCATCGTGGGCTACTCGCTGAACGACACCGTGGTGGTGTTTGACCGCGTCCGCGAGAACCTGCGCAAATACAAGAAACTGCCGCTGAAAGAGGTGCTGAACCTCTCGATCAACGAAACGCTCAGCCGCACGATGATGACCTCCATCACCACGCTAATCGCGCTGTTCTCGCTGTTCGCGCTGGGCGGCGACGTGATCCGCGGCTTCGTCTTCGCGATGATCTGGGGCATTTTCGTGGGCACCTATTCGTCCGTCTTCGTGGCCTCGGCCATCCTGCTGCGCCTCGGCGTGAAGCGCGATTGGTCCAAACCCGACAACACCGCAGGCAACCAATACGCCAACGTGGATGCCTGA
- a CDS encoding MlaE family ABC transporter permease, which produces MAAVLTPFTVIGRTTLALLAAIGRITLFALSAVSHVFRPPFYPREFLAALMTIGWYSLPVVGLTAFFTGGALALQIYAGGARFNAEAVVPSIVAIGMVRELGPVLGGLMVAARVASSIAAEIGTMKVTEQIDALTTLSTNPMKYLTAPRLLAATLAVPVLVAVGDAIGILGGYVVGVQRLGFNGAAYLQNTVNFLEPWDVGSGLVKGAAFGFIVALMGCYHGMNSGRGAQGVGQATKSAVVSASVLILAANYLLTEAFFSA; this is translated from the coding sequence ATGGCGGCGGTGCTTACGCCCTTCACGGTGATCGGCCGCACGACGCTGGCCCTGCTGGCCGCGATCGGCCGGATCACGCTCTTCGCGCTCTCCGCCGTGTCCCACGTCTTCCGCCCGCCCTTCTACCCGCGCGAGTTCCTTGCGGCGTTGATGACGATCGGCTGGTATTCCCTGCCCGTCGTCGGGCTCACCGCCTTTTTCACCGGCGGCGCGCTGGCGCTGCAGATCTATGCCGGTGGCGCGCGGTTCAACGCCGAGGCCGTTGTGCCCTCCATCGTGGCCATCGGCATGGTGCGCGAGTTGGGGCCCGTGCTGGGCGGTTTGATGGTGGCGGCGCGGGTGGCCTCTTCCATTGCCGCCGAGATCGGCACGATGAAGGTCACCGAACAGATCGACGCGCTCACCACGCTTTCCACCAACCCGATGAAATACCTCACCGCCCCGCGCCTGCTGGCCGCCACGCTGGCCGTGCCCGTGCTGGTGGCCGTGGGCGATGCCATCGGCATCCTCGGCGGCTACGTGGTGGGCGTGCAGCGGCTGGGCTTCAACGGCGCGGCTTACCTGCAGAACACCGTGAATTTCCTTGAACCCTGGGATGTCGGCTCGGGCCTTGTGAAGGGCGCGGCCTTCGGCTTCATCGTGGCGCTGATGGGCTGCTACCACGGCATGAATTCCGGGCGCGGCGCGCAAGGGGTTGGGCAGGCGACGAAATCCGCCGTTGTCTCGGCTTCCGTGCTGATCCTCGCCGCCAACTACCTGCTGACGGAGGCCTTCTTCTCCGCATGA